CTCTCGACCCTCTGGGATTAGTCGTTCTTCACTTGTGACTTCCTTATCAGTGATATTCCAGCTTACATCGCGTACGGTGTCATAATCCGGTGGATAGAGATCACCATTATGAAAAACAACGTTTTGGTCATCGCGAATTTTGTTGAAAAAATGGGTTTTGTATTCAGAAACCGGCATTACAAAAGTTTTGCGCTCTACTGGTGTATTATCTGCCAAGTCTAGTGTAACCTCAGCAATCACGCCGATACCGCCATAGCCGCCGATAGCGGCATAAAACAAGTCCTGATTTTTTTCGACGCTAACGTCGACAACACTACCATCGGCAAGTACCAATTTCAGGCTTCGGACCGATGATATGATCGGACCATGTCCAATATAGCGACCGTGTACGTTGACACTGACTGACCCACCGACGGTGAAGTCTGCATAGGTCTGCATGATTTTCACTGATAGGTTATGTGGATCTATATACTGCTGTAATTTGCGCCAGGTGATACCGGACTGTACTGTGATGTGTTTGTTCTCGGCAGAAAAACTAACAATCTGATTAAACTTGCGCATGTCTAGATGCAGACTGTTTTCAAGAGCAGTCTGACCACCCTGGCTATAGCGACCGCCTCCAATTGAAACGGCACCGTCTGTCGACCTTAGCGCGTCTGCTATTTCGTCTATTGTGGTGGGTTGAATTTCTCGTGCAACATAGACAGGGTTTAACTGGGTGATGTCATTTACAAGGGGTTGGTCGAGCTTTCCGTCGTAGTCAGGATCGCCTGACAGCGTGATGACAGCCCAGGTCACTAACATCAGCGTAAAAGCGACGGCGAGAGCAGCCTTCAGCAAGCGAAAAATTTGACGCTTAAATTTAGACATCCATGGCACCTTTCTTGTATTTACTGATAGCCAACCTTAGAAAAATCACAGAGTCGCAATACCAACGAGGAAAAAATGACGCATATAAACGATCATCGTCGCCAACTGCTCAAAGGTCTTTTGGCCCTGCTTGTTCTGGTGCCACAACGCATACCTCTACTCGCAGCACCTTTGCCCAATGCAAAAACGGCACCCGTCGGGAATTTTCGTTATATTTATCAGAATCCATCTTTGAAGAAGGCATTTCTGGAATTTTACACTAATGTCTTTCATCTGTATCCGGAACACGAATTTCATCGGCTAGTCGAGGAACTGACTCAGCGCCATGAGTCGGATAGAGATATCTACCAAAGCCTGCAACAGTCTCTGAACGACATTAGCCCTTTTTTAGTGGATCTACGCTTTGCCGTTCCAGCATTGAGAAAGCAAAAAGCCGAAATGACTCGCCAGACGCTATACCTTGTTGACTCCACGCGTACCTGGGATGGGTATCTTGAAGTTGGCTCTACTGGTCGCTACATCAGCCAACTACAGGAAAAGTTGCAGATTCACGGAGAGAAATTTTTGCTACATACAGTGGAACCTGGGTACTCCCCGGAGGACATACTCGAACGTGGTCAGTTGAACAAATTGGGCAAATTTGTCGACATGGGCAATTATACTGCTCAATTCACAAACACCATCCCGGCGAATTCACTGGACTTGGTAACCGTCTATATCGGTTTCCATCATTGTCCAGTGGACCAACGAGAGGCATTTATTGGCGGCCTCAGGGACTTGATTCGACCGGGAGGAAAGTTAGTACTGAGGGATCACGACGCACACAACGAGGACTTGCGCAGAGTCGCAGCACTTGCCCATGATACATTTAACGCGGGTACTCGGCAGCCCTGGAAAGCAAATGAAGTCGAGTTACGCAATTTTTATTCACTGGATTATATAATTCACTTTCTGGAAAAGCTGGGGCTGCGCTACGATGGCCGAGTATTCTTTCAAGCAGGCGACCCAACCCGGAATGGGCTCATGTCTTTTACTAGAGTGTGAGGTTAATGCCTGTACTCAAAAGAATTGATATAAATGCCATTCGTGTCCGTTCCTTAAAAACCGTCAGGGGTCGATTCATATACATAGCCAGTGCCGACGCGTCTCA
The nucleotide sequence above comes from Gammaproteobacteria bacterium. Encoded proteins:
- a CDS encoding class I SAM-dependent methyltransferase, yielding MTHINDHRRQLLKGLLALLVLVPQRIPLLAAPLPNAKTAPVGNFRYIYQNPSLKKAFLEFYTNVFHLYPEHEFHRLVEELTQRHESDRDIYQSLQQSLNDISPFLVDLRFAVPALRKQKAEMTRQTLYLVDSTRTWDGYLEVGSTGRYISQLQEKLQIHGEKFLLHTVEPGYSPEDILERGQLNKLGKFVDMGNYTAQFTNTIPANSLDLVTVYIGFHHCPVDQREAFIGGLRDLIRPGGKLVLRDHDAHNEDLRRVAALAHDTFNAGTRQPWKANEVELRNFYSLDYIIHFLEKLGLRYDGRVFFQAGDPTRNGLMSFTRV